In the genome of Lentimicrobium sp. L6, one region contains:
- a CDS encoding flotillin family protein: MGTSYFLVAAIVVIVTIFTLLVSLFKRYKRCPSDRILVVYGKIGKSTALGGKSAKTIHGGAAFVWPVLQSYEFLDLTPISIEVNLTSALSRQNIRVDVPSRFTVGISTEPGIMNNAAERLLGLSQDQIHDLAKDIIFGQLRLVVATMDIEEINNNRDKFLAAVSSNVEAELKKIGLKLINVNVTDIKDESGYIIALGKEAAAHAINEAKKSVAEKSRDGSIGEANAVREQRIKVADANADANVGEAIAMQKERINVADATAEAKVGEAEANRKERTLTADAIAKAKIGEAEANRNERIKTSEANATAVEGENLAKVTIANSDAERRTKEAEAERLAIAAEKVKTAQALEESYSAERKAEESRALRDKASQEADIIIPAEIDRQRIVIEAEAMAEEIRRKAKGEADAIYLKMAAEAKGNYEILTKQAEGFKAIVGAANQSSSDAVMLMIADKLPELVEKQVEAIKNIKIDKVTVWDSMSSGKDGNSPSTANFLSGMLGSLPPFDEIFQMAGMELPDYLKGSKKEEPKKEELPKVKEETISDADIIEDKPE, encoded by the coding sequence ATAGTCGTTATTGTCACCATATTCACATTACTTGTTTCGTTATTTAAAAGGTATAAACGTTGTCCTTCCGACCGTATTTTGGTTGTTTATGGAAAGATAGGAAAATCTACTGCTTTAGGTGGAAAATCTGCAAAAACCATTCATGGTGGAGCAGCATTTGTATGGCCTGTTCTGCAGAGTTATGAATTTCTCGATCTAACTCCTATCTCCATTGAAGTAAACCTGACCAGTGCTTTAAGTAGACAAAATATCCGAGTTGACGTTCCTTCTCGTTTCACAGTTGGTATTTCAACAGAGCCGGGTATTATGAATAATGCAGCAGAGCGTTTGTTGGGTCTTAGTCAGGATCAAATTCATGATTTAGCTAAAGATATCATATTTGGTCAGTTACGTTTGGTAGTAGCTACCATGGATATTGAAGAGATTAATAATAACCGCGATAAGTTTTTGGCTGCTGTAAGTTCCAATGTGGAGGCTGAATTGAAAAAAATTGGTTTGAAATTAATCAATGTGAATGTAACCGACATTAAAGATGAGTCTGGTTATATTATTGCCTTGGGTAAAGAAGCTGCTGCTCATGCTATTAATGAAGCTAAGAAAAGTGTAGCTGAAAAATCTAGAGATGGATCTATTGGTGAAGCCAATGCGGTTAGAGAACAAAGAATAAAAGTTGCCGATGCCAATGCCGATGCCAATGTGGGAGAAGCTATTGCCATGCAGAAAGAGCGTATTAATGTGGCAGATGCTACCGCCGAAGCAAAAGTGGGGGAGGCTGAAGCCAATAGAAAAGAGCGTACACTTACTGCTGATGCAATTGCTAAAGCTAAAATTGGGGAAGCTGAAGCCAATAGAAATGAGCGAATTAAAACTTCTGAAGCCAATGCTACTGCCGTTGAGGGAGAAAACTTAGCTAAAGTTACCATTGCCAATTCCGATGCCGAAAGAAGAACAAAAGAAGCGGAAGCTGAAAGGCTTGCTATTGCTGCTGAAAAAGTAAAAACAGCACAGGCTTTGGAGGAGTCTTATTCTGCTGAAAGAAAGGCTGAAGAATCAAGAGCTTTAAGAGATAAAGCAAGCCAAGAAGCCGATATTATTATTCCTGCTGAAATTGATAGGCAAAGAATAGTCATTGAAGCGGAAGCTATGGCTGAAGAAATTAGAAGAAAAGCAAAAGGGGAAGCCGATGCTATCTATTTAAAAATGGCTGCTGAAGCTAAAGGTAATTATGAGATTCTGACTAAGCAAGCAGAAGGGTTTAAAGCCATTGTGGGTGCTGCAAATCAAAGTAGTAGTGATGCGGTAATGCTAATGATAGCTGATAAGCTTCCAGAATTAGTTGAGAAGCAAGTGGAAGCGATTAAGAATATTAAAATCGATAAAGTCACAGTTTGGGATAGTATGAGCTCCGGTAAAGATGGGAATTCACCATCTACAGCAAATTTCCTTTCAGGAATGTTAGGTTCTCTTCCTCCATTCGATGAGATTTTCCAAATGGCAGGTATGGAACTACCTGATTATTTAAAGGGAAGCAAAAAGGAGGAGCCTAAAAAGGAAGAACTTCCCAAAGTAAAGGAAGAAACCATCTCCGATGCTGATATCATTGAAGATAAGCCAGAGTAA
- a CDS encoding Lrp/AsnC family transcriptional regulator, translating to MSKIKFQIDSMDKQILDILMENARTPITLIARKLKISGAAIHQRLKKLKDAGVITGSKFALSPQGLGYHSLAFVGIQVNLTSGQTHHQVFDMILNIPEVVECHSITGKYSYMLKIYAHSNEHLKKILVEKIQSIIEVTSTETFLSLEEGFNRGLPIEIQS from the coding sequence ATGAGTAAAATTAAGTTTCAAATTGATTCCATGGATAAGCAGATTTTAGACATTTTGATGGAAAACGCAAGGACTCCAATCACTTTAATAGCTCGGAAACTTAAAATTTCGGGTGCCGCTATTCATCAAAGGTTGAAAAAACTAAAAGACGCTGGTGTCATCACTGGTTCTAAGTTTGCTCTTTCTCCTCAAGGTCTTGGGTACCATTCCTTGGCTTTTGTGGGTATACAGGTTAACCTAACTTCAGGACAAACTCACCACCAAGTTTTCGATATGATATTAAATATCCCTGAAGTGGTAGAATGCCATTCCATTACTGGTAAATACTCCTATATGCTGAAAATTTACGCCCATAGCAATGAACATTTGAAGAAAATTCTGGTAGAGAAAATACAATCAATAATAGAAGTGACGAGTACAGAAACCTTTCTTTCTTTAGAGGAGGGTTTTAATAGGGGATTGCCTATTGAGATACAATCCTGA
- a CDS encoding aminotransferase class I/II-fold pyridoxal phosphate-dependent enzyme, with protein MSTKKFDPATNIQRQEVFGEFGGVNPSITDSSTFTFMTAKTMLDTFHGEAEGCFLYSRHWNPTNLNLAQALAAMEGTESAWVTGSGMGAITTVLLQLCSAGDHIVTSVTTYGGTYAFLKNYLPKFNIDVTFVNISDLEAVEAAIRPNTKLVYTESMTNPMLQISDMPKLSEIAHKHGAKLVVDNTFTPMIFAPYQLGADIVCYSMTKFINGKNDCVAGAICASGDFINAISDVNDGTAMLLGPVLDPMRSSSILKNLHTLHIRMMQHSKNAMFLAKKFKEIGLRFNYPGMTEHQDHDLMNSMRNEDFGYGGMIAIDMETAERAADLMECMQIRGVGYHAVSLGYFKTLFSNSGKSTSSEVPEDVQLSMGMSPGLVRFSVGLDHDIETTFNVILSCLKDKNLI; from the coding sequence ATGAGCACAAAGAAATTTGATCCAGCAACTAATATACAAAGACAAGAAGTATTTGGTGAGTTCGGAGGTGTAAACCCTTCCATAACTGATAGTAGTACTTTTACTTTTATGACTGCCAAAACCATGTTAGATACATTTCACGGTGAGGCCGAAGGTTGTTTCCTTTATTCTCGTCATTGGAACCCAACAAATTTAAATTTAGCACAAGCTTTAGCTGCTATGGAAGGCACAGAAAGTGCATGGGTAACTGGTTCTGGCATGGGAGCTATCACCACAGTGTTATTACAATTATGTAGTGCTGGTGACCATATTGTTACTAGTGTGACTACTTATGGTGGAACTTACGCTTTCTTAAAAAACTATCTTCCTAAATTTAATATTGATGTTACTTTCGTAAATATTTCGGATTTAGAGGCTGTTGAAGCAGCCATCCGACCAAATACCAAGTTAGTTTATACTGAGAGTATGACTAATCCAATGCTTCAGATTTCTGATATGCCAAAATTATCTGAAATAGCTCATAAGCATGGTGCTAAATTAGTAGTTGATAATACTTTTACACCAATGATTTTTGCTCCTTATCAATTAGGAGCGGATATTGTTTGTTATTCTATGACAAAATTCATCAATGGTAAAAATGACTGTGTTGCAGGTGCTATTTGTGCAAGCGGAGATTTTATAAATGCTATAAGTGATGTAAATGATGGAACTGCCATGTTATTAGGTCCTGTATTAGATCCTATGCGCTCTTCGAGCATTCTTAAAAATCTGCATACTCTGCATATTAGAATGATGCAGCATAGTAAGAATGCAATGTTCTTAGCTAAAAAGTTTAAAGAAATTGGCTTGAGATTCAATTATCCTGGTATGACTGAACATCAAGATCATGATTTGATGAATAGCATGAGAAATGAAGATTTCGGTTATGGAGGAATGATTGCTATTGATATGGAAACTGCCGAAAGAGCTGCTGACCTTATGGAATGCATGCAAATTAGAGGTGTTGGTTACCACGCGGTAAGCCTTGGTTATTTCAAAACTCTATTTAGTAACTCTGGTAAATCAACTAGTAGTGAAGTTCCAGAAGATGTTCAATTATCAATGGGAATGTCTCCAGGTTTAGTTCGTTTTTCTGTTGGTTTAGATCACGATATTGAAACTACTTTCAATGTTATTTTATCTTGCCTAAAAGACAAGAATTTAATCTAA